The genome window CCTTAGGTCTGATGGAATGGTTTTCATATACCTTTCTTCTACCCTAAACTGTTCAGGTCTGATGGAACTTCCCTTTGGTATGTCCTCAAGAGCTATAAAGACCTTTGCCTTCCACAAAGCATTTACAATAGCTTGATACCTCTCCTTGCCAGAATAGAGATAAGCAACCGCTCTGCTTTTGCCATATTCCATNNNNNNNNNNNNNNNNNNNNNNNNNNNNNNNNNNNNNNNNNNNNNNNNNNNNNNNNNNNNNNNNNNNNNNNNNNNNNNNNNNNNNNNNNNNNNNNNNNNNACCTCTCCTTGCCAGAATAGAGATAAGCAACCGCTCTGCTTTTGCCATATTCCATATCCAGTTCTATCCTCTCAATTTCCAAGTTCTTAGGTGCAAAAAGCCTAATACCTTGAACTTTTACACTATCGCCAAAACGCCTGTAGATCTCCGACTCTATAAGCTCTTCTGGACTGCAAAAGGCAAAAGAGAATAGGAGCAAAAGGCTAAGAAGCCACATCCATACTTTGCATAAGCTCCCTTATAAGGGTTGCAGGCTCTACTTCCTTTGGACATACAAGGTTGCACTTATTACAGGAAAGGCAGTGGTAGAGATTCCCTTCTTTTATGGCTTGGTTTACTCTTAGCTCCTTTTCCTCTTCCCTTGGGTCTTGGAAAAACCTAAAGAGTTTGGCGAAAAACAAGGGTCCTGCGTAGTTTTCCTCAAGCACCTGTGGACAATAAGACTGGCAAGCAAGACAAAGTATGCAGTCCGCAGAGTTCTCTATTTTTCTACTTAGCTCTGGGTTTATTCTTGGGTCCTTGGCTTGCTCCCTTATCCAGAGCCTAAGGCTTTTTACCTTCTCTATAACTCCTTCGTTGTCCACTGCGAGGTCTCTTATAACCTTGAAGTTTCTTATGGGTTCTATTAGCACTTCTTCTCCAAAAAGTGCATAAGGTAGTGCTTGTTCCTTGCAGGCGAGCTTTGGAAACCCGTTTACCATTATGGTGCATGTGCCACATATACCCGCTCTGCAAAAATGCCTAAAGCTAAGGGATGGGTCTATATCCTCTTTTATCTTCTGAAGGGCACTCAAAAGGGTCATCCCTTCTTGATAGGGTATTTCAAATCTTTGATAGTAGGCTTCTTTTGTCCCTTCCTGTCTTCTTATTTTCAACCTTAAAACCATGTTTAAATAATGTATCCTATTGTGTATGTTGGTCAAGCATTTTGAAAGCAGGGAAGCCTTCTACAGGTTCTTAAAGGAAAAGCTTGGTGTATTTTTCAGAGAAGCATACGATAGAAGTTTTGAAGGTATATTTCATGTAATATACTTGGAAGACATAAAACCAGAAATACTTGTCCCTCTTGCAAAGAGGTCTTGTCTTAATACCTTTTATAGCGATAGGGCAATAGCCCTTTGTGGCTCAGAAGCACAGATTAGAGACTTTTGCTCCCATCTTGTAAAGGAAGATAGAGAGCTTGCCTTTAAGATACTTGAAAGACTTCAGAGCTACAGAAAAAGGTCCTTTAAGCTCCAATATAACCAAAAAATCCTACCTCTTGGTATAAAAACCGCCATTATGGGTATTCTCAACATAACACCAGACTCCTTCTCCGACGGTGGTTTATACCTTGAACCTTCCCATGCGGTAAAAAGGGCTGTGCAGATGGCAGAAGAAGGTGCGGATATAATAGATATAGGAGCGGAATCCACAAGACCCGGTTCTAAACGGATAGATGCTCAAGAGGAGCTCAAAAGACTTCTTCCCGTGCTAAAAGAGGTAAGAAAAGAACTTCCCAAAATTTGGATTTCTATAGATACCTACAAGGCAGAGGTGGCAAAAGTATGCCTTGAAGAGGGAGCGGATATTATAAACGACATAAGCGGTGGAACCTTTGACGAAGATATGTTTAGGGTGGTAGCTCAGTATGGCTGTCCCTATGTGCTAACTCATATAAAGGGACGACCAGAAACGTGGAAGGAAAACCCTCCTATCTATGAGGATGTGGTTGAGGAAATAGTCCAATGGTTTGAGGAAAGGCTAAGAGTATTGAGAGAAAGGCAATACGGAGGACAGGTGATACTTGACCCGGGCATAGGCTTTGGAAAACTGCCAGAGCATAATGTGGAAATACTCAAAAGGTTTGACGAGTTAAAGATATTTGGTCTGCCCCTTTTGGTGGGTGTTTCAAGAAAGTCCTTTATAGGCATTGTGCTGGAAGGATTACTTAGGAAAAAAACAGAGCCGACAGAGAGGCTATATGGTAGCTTGGGAGCTGTTGCTCCTGCGGTTATGAAGGGAGCAAACATAGTGAGGGTCCACGACGTGAAGGAAACCAGAGAGTTTCTTGCACTTCTTGATACGGTAAGGACTTATGGCGAATTTTAACTGGGAGCTGGTTAACCTATTCTCTTGGAAAGACCTCCTTGACATACTGGCGGTTTCCGCCTTCATATATGGCGTTCTACATTTTCTTCGCATAACCAGAGGTCTTCAAATCTTTAAGGGAATTGTGGTGCTTGCAGGTTTTTGGCTTTTTGCAGAACTTCTTAATCTAAGAACCCTCTCGTGGATCTTTGAAAAGCTCTGGACAGTAGGGCTTTTTTCCCTTGTGGTTATATTTCAACCAGAGATAAGGAAAACCCTCAGCAGGTTAGGTCAAAAAACAGGCATATCTTTTATAAAGCCTGTGGAGGAAAGGGTTGTGGACAGGGTGGTAAGAGCTTGCTCCTTTCTATCAGATAGGCAAATGGGTGCTCTTATAGTCATTGAAAGAGGACAAAGCGTGGAAGGTGTGGTAGAAGGATGCGTGCTTATAGACAGCCTTGTATCCGTTGAACTGCTAATTACCATATTCAATCCCCTATCGCCCTTGCATGATGGCGCAGTGGTAGTAAGAGGAGACAGAGTGGTATACGCCTCTTGTATACTCCCCCTTTCAAAGTCTGCGGAGCTACCTAAAAAATATGGAACAAGACATAGAGCTGCCTTGGGTATTTCAGAAGAAACGGACGCAGTATGTGTAGTGGTATCCGAGGAAACTGGAGAGATATCTCTCGCAGTAGGAGGAAAACTTCATAGAAACCTTAACCCAGAGATATTGAGAGAACTACTTTTTAAGGAGTTGAGAATTGAGAAGGCTTAAGGTTTTTCTCTTCAAAGATTGGCATTACAAACTCGTTTCTCTCCTGATGGGCACAACTTTGTGGTTTTTCGTAAACCTCGGAGAAAGAGTGCCTATGAGCATAGAAAGGAGCATTGAAATATATAACAAGGAGCAAGGCTATGAATACAAATTAGAAAGGAAAAGGGCAAGAGTAAGGCTAAAAGTTATGGAAAGGTTTGTTCCAGAGGGTATGATAGAATCAATTGGCGTAGGTGTAAATGTAAAGGGTTTAAAAGAGGGTGAATACACACTAAGAGTAGAAGTGAAAGACCTGCCTAAATTCTTGATAACCGTTGAGAAAATTGAACCTGAGTTTGTGAAGGTAAAAGTAATAAAAGCCCCCGGAGGGGGCAATTAGTCTTATCCGCAGGAGAAGGAGCTACCGCACCCGCAGGTTCCAGTCACGTTGGGATTCCTTATGGTAAAACCACCACCCATAAAGTCCATTACATAATCAAGCTCTGCGTTGTTAACGTAGGGCATAGAAAACTGGTCTATAGCAATCCTTAGTCCGCCAAACTCAAATACATAGTCTCCTTCTTCAATTGTGTCATCAAAACCCATAGCATACTGAAAACCGGAGCATCCGCCTGGCACAACTCTTATTCTAAGTATGGGCTCTGCTATATTGTTCTCCTGAGCTATCCTTAAAACTTCCTGAACCGCCTTGTCCGTAGCAAAGAAATTAAAAGCTACCTTTTGCATAACACTACCTCCTGTAAGAATTTCTTAAGAATATGATAGCCTTATGCTGGTCTTTTTCAAGGGAGGGTTATATGACTATTCTCATGAAGAGCCCTCCACCTTATGAATAAGCCAAAAGACTATGCCCAAGGCTACCAAAACCAAAGCAAGAGTTATAAGCTCCTGAACCTTTTCTGGAGACAGGGATACTATAAGCACTTTTCTTATTACTGCTGCAAGAGCAACACCCACAAAAGCCCTTATGCTTACCGCTCCTCCTCTTATGTGCTTTATTTCCTCAGACAAAAGCTCAGATATGGCATAGAGGATGAGAACAGAGCCGAGAATGCTTAGACCTCCTCTTTCAAGAGGCAGTTGTCCCACAAGCACCAAGTAGAACTCGTAGACTATCCACACTATGAGAAATAAGCCCACTACTGAAAGTGTAAGAATTATAAAGACGTCAAAAACCAAGGCTATGCGCCTTATACTACTAACCAATATGCTTTGGTGTTTTTTTAATTCTTCCATATTAAATATCATAAAGGCTAAAGCTGTGAGGTTTTATAATTAATGGCATAGTAGACAAGGAAAAAAATTAAGCAGGCTATAAGGCTCTTCCTTTAGGGTATAGGAAAAGACATAGATATCACATTGTGTTGAATAATTGCCAATACATTCAGATACTAATCGCCAAGACACTCAACACATTCCCTGCTTGCGACAACTATCTGTCCATCCTTGCCAGAAAAGACAAGGCTTTTGCCCATTAGATGACAAATGCCCGCAAGCCAACAGGCAACCGCATCCAACTCATCCTGCGAGTATTCTCTCCCTTCAAGTTCCAAAGGCAATTTCATATAGAAGTTAAGTATCAAACTCCTGTCCTTTCTATCAAGCCCAAGCAGGTCATAAGTAGCACCGGGAAAGGTTTCAAAAACCTCCGCTCCCCTTTCCTTCATATCTTTTGCCAAGCTCATAGCCCTTTTGGTGAGCATCCTCATAGGAGTATCCCTTAGTATAGACAAATATCCCTTTTAGGGACATTTATCCACACCTCGGGTTTAGGGGCTCACCGACAAAAGTAGCCTTACTCCAACTGCACTAATACCGCTCATCAAGTAGGCTTTTTATACCCACTTGATAAGGGCTTGCAGAGTGCAGTGTAAACACCAACCTCACTTAACACGGTTAGGCGAGCCTTTGTCGGTATTCACCTTCCGCACCCCGCTTTAAAAACTAAGGAATAATATGCAACATTTATCCTCGTTTGTCAACATTTTCAAAGACTAGTCGCCAAGACCCCCAGAGGGTTTTAGATTATCTGAAAAACAAAGTAAAATATACCTCTTGAAATTAACAT of Aquificaceae bacterium contains these proteins:
- a CDS encoding succinate dehydrogenase/fumarate reductase iron-sulfur subunit, producing MVLRLKIRRQEGTKEAYYQRFEIPYQEGMTLLSALQKIKEDIDPSLSFRHFCRAGICGTCTIMVNGFPKLACKEQALPYALFGEEVLIEPIRNFKVIRDLAVDNEGVIEKVKSLRLWIREQAKDPRINPELSRKIENSADCILCLACQSYCPQVLEENYAGPLFFAKLFRFFQDPREEEKELRVNQAIKEGNLYHCLSCNKCNLVCPKEVEPATLIRELMQSMDVAS
- the folP gene encoding dihydropteroate synthase, which encodes MLVKHFESREAFYRFLKEKLGVFFREAYDRSFEGIFHVIYLEDIKPEILVPLAKRSCLNTFYSDRAIALCGSEAQIRDFCSHLVKEDRELAFKILERLQSYRKRSFKLQYNQKILPLGIKTAIMGILNITPDSFSDGGLYLEPSHAVKRAVQMAEEGADIIDIGAESTRPGSKRIDAQEELKRLLPVLKEVRKELPKIWISIDTYKAEVAKVCLEEGADIINDISGGTFDEDMFRVVAQYGCPYVLTHIKGRPETWKENPPIYEDVVEEIVQWFEERLRVLRERQYGGQVILDPGIGFGKLPEHNVEILKRFDELKIFGLPLLVGVSRKSFIGIVLEGLLRKKTEPTERLYGSLGAVAPAVMKGANIVRVHDVKETREFLALLDTVRTYGEF
- the cdaA gene encoding diadenylate cyclase CdaA translates to MANFNWELVNLFSWKDLLDILAVSAFIYGVLHFLRITRGLQIFKGIVVLAGFWLFAELLNLRTLSWIFEKLWTVGLFSLVVIFQPEIRKTLSRLGQKTGISFIKPVEERVVDRVVRACSFLSDRQMGALIVIERGQSVEGVVEGCVLIDSLVSVELLITIFNPLSPLHDGAVVVRGDRVVYASCILPLSKSAELPKKYGTRHRAALGISEETDAVCVVVSEETGEISLAVGGKLHRNLNPEILRELLFKELRIEKA
- a CDS encoding iron-sulfur cluster assembly accessory protein codes for the protein MQKVAFNFFATDKAVQEVLRIAQENNIAEPILRIRVVPGGCSGFQYAMGFDDTIEEGDYVFEFGGLRIAIDQFSMPYVNNAELDYVMDFMGGGFTIRNPNVTGTCGCGSSFSCG
- a CDS encoding phosphate-starvation-inducible PsiE family protein — its product is MEELKKHQSILVSSIRRIALVFDVFIILTLSVVGLFLIVWIVYEFYLVLVGQLPLERGGLSILGSVLILYAISELLSEEIKHIRGGAVSIRAFVGVALAAVIRKVLIVSLSPEKVQELITLALVLVALGIVFWLIHKVEGSS